One Amorphoplanes digitatis genomic window carries:
- a CDS encoding FtsK/SpoIIIE domain-containing protein, with the protein MGSHRNTLVAVVRQELAEARGTARAVLAAAESARSEALRRKQLIRDAYSTCLAQLAEAREAARQDILRRTSTEAATLTRNVESLAALCASGSAGTPWRYWTPTEPDRVGRPRLLRIGTVSYDAGDGDRRLPALVPLLDHAHVNLVGDPETADGVISGLLLRALGTTRPGDVRLTVYDPEQLGGTLAAFAPLGNAGLLSFVGPGGLSAVLDDLVEQICRVNETVLAGEYASLAELTAATAGPRREPWRVVVLLADAELTGSQRAQLDRIVRTGVACGVHLVVRGLELAPHPTVEHIAVRDGTATCDTTGELTVTLDAPPPPDRIAGFARSTAERLREGPPPASFADLEPDKLWTESSAHGLAAPIGDSTDGPLICVPLGDDPPHALIGGPSGSGKTNLIYAWIGSLAARYSPAELAFYLLDFKEGVSFARFAPGPRDPSWLPQVRLAGINVNGDREFGLAMLRHLGEELRARAQAAKRYEASKLAELRAEDPGGHWPRIVAVIDEFQVLLAGRDALADEAVTLLEDLARRGRSQGIHLVLASQDVSGIEALWGRSGLIGQFTLRIALPKARRVLADTNLAAAVIPRFHAVVNADSGAAGANHIVRLPDAGDRAAWRTLQHKLWHSRPDDCVPPRLFDGDAVPRLPEAYRPAGRVPRVTSDIGSSPGAVLGERIDVAARPARLRLGRMPGRNLAVLGTRTGEACDVLAAAALSLAAQGPARFSVACLDPGAERAAARLIAELPQADWYGPADLDQLFAALEPDGIPHYLLGYALDAAGPSYRERLRAVLTDGPEDRTHVLGWWRSVQRLRDDLGGIGARLDTIGAWVALDVQGPELSPLSPQPGGPVWYPRRRRALFFDRSVHRHPEVIIPYEVNSDHT; encoded by the coding sequence GTGGGTAGCCACCGCAACACGCTGGTCGCCGTCGTCCGGCAGGAGCTGGCCGAGGCGCGCGGCACCGCCCGGGCGGTGCTGGCCGCCGCGGAGTCGGCCCGCAGCGAGGCCCTGCGCCGCAAACAGCTGATCCGGGACGCCTATTCGACCTGCCTGGCCCAGCTCGCCGAGGCGCGCGAGGCCGCGCGGCAGGACATCCTGCGGCGGACCTCGACCGAGGCCGCCACGCTGACCCGCAACGTCGAGTCGCTGGCCGCGCTCTGCGCGTCCGGCTCCGCCGGCACGCCCTGGCGCTACTGGACGCCCACCGAACCCGACCGGGTCGGCCGCCCCCGGCTGCTGCGGATCGGCACGGTCAGCTACGACGCCGGCGACGGCGACCGGCGCCTGCCCGCCCTGGTGCCGCTGCTCGACCACGCGCACGTGAACCTCGTCGGCGACCCGGAGACCGCGGACGGCGTCATCTCCGGGCTGCTGCTGCGGGCCCTGGGCACCACCCGCCCCGGCGACGTCCGGCTCACCGTCTACGACCCCGAGCAGCTCGGCGGCACGCTCGCGGCGTTCGCGCCGCTCGGCAACGCCGGCCTGCTCTCCTTCGTCGGCCCGGGCGGCCTGAGCGCCGTGCTCGATGACCTGGTCGAGCAGATCTGCCGGGTCAACGAGACCGTGCTGGCGGGCGAGTACGCGTCCCTCGCCGAGCTCACCGCCGCGACCGCCGGCCCGCGCCGCGAGCCGTGGCGGGTGGTCGTGCTGCTCGCCGACGCCGAGCTCACCGGTAGTCAGCGTGCCCAGCTCGACCGCATCGTCCGCACCGGCGTTGCCTGCGGCGTACACCTGGTGGTCCGGGGTCTCGAGCTCGCGCCGCATCCCACGGTGGAGCACATCGCCGTGCGCGACGGCACGGCCACCTGCGACACCACCGGCGAGCTGACGGTGACCCTCGACGCGCCGCCGCCGCCGGACCGGATCGCCGGCTTCGCCCGGAGCACGGCCGAACGCCTGCGCGAGGGGCCGCCGCCGGCCAGCTTCGCCGACCTCGAGCCCGACAAGCTCTGGACCGAGTCGTCCGCGCACGGCCTGGCCGCGCCGATCGGCGACAGCACCGACGGCCCGCTGATCTGCGTGCCGCTCGGCGACGACCCGCCGCACGCGCTCATCGGCGGCCCGTCCGGCTCCGGCAAGACGAACCTGATCTACGCCTGGATCGGCTCGCTCGCGGCCCGGTACAGCCCGGCGGAGCTGGCGTTCTACCTGCTGGACTTCAAGGAGGGCGTGTCGTTCGCGCGGTTCGCGCCCGGCCCGCGCGACCCCAGCTGGCTGCCGCAGGTCCGGCTGGCCGGCATCAACGTCAACGGCGACCGCGAGTTCGGTCTCGCGATGCTGCGCCACCTCGGCGAGGAGCTACGCGCCCGGGCGCAGGCCGCCAAGCGGTACGAGGCGTCGAAGCTGGCCGAGCTGCGCGCCGAGGACCCGGGCGGGCACTGGCCCCGGATCGTCGCCGTCATCGACGAGTTCCAGGTGCTTCTCGCCGGGCGCGACGCGCTCGCCGACGAGGCCGTGACCCTCCTGGAGGACCTGGCCCGGCGCGGCCGTTCGCAGGGCATCCATCTCGTGCTGGCCAGCCAGGACGTCTCCGGCATCGAGGCGCTCTGGGGCCGGTCCGGCCTGATCGGACAGTTCACCCTGCGCATCGCGCTCCCGAAGGCGCGGCGCGTGCTCGCGGACACCAACCTGGCGGCCGCGGTCATCCCCCGCTTCCACGCGGTCGTCAACGCCGACTCGGGCGCGGCCGGCGCCAACCACATCGTGCGGCTGCCCGATGCCGGCGACCGGGCCGCGTGGCGCACCCTCCAGCACAAGCTGTGGCACAGCCGGCCGGACGACTGCGTGCCGCCCCGGCTCTTCGACGGCGACGCGGTGCCGCGGCTGCCCGAGGCGTACCGGCCCGCGGGGCGGGTGCCGCGGGTGACCTCGGACATCGGCTCCTCGCCCGGCGCGGTGCTCGGCGAGCGGATCGACGTCGCCGCGCGCCCCGCCCGGCTGCGGCTCGGGCGGATGCCGGGGCGCAACCTGGCGGTGCTGGGCACGCGTACCGGCGAGGCCTGCGACGTGCTCGCCGCGGCCGCGCTGTCGCTGGCCGCGCAGGGGCCGGCGCGGTTCAGCGTGGCCTGCCTCGACCCGGGCGCGGAGCGGGCGGCGGCCCGGCTGATCGCCGAGCTTCCGCAGGCCGACTGGTACGGCCCGGCCGACCTGGATCAGCTCTTCGCCGCCCTCGAGCCGGACGGCATCCCGCACTACCTGCTCGGCTACGCGCTCGACGCCGCCGGACCGTCCTACCGGGAACGGCTGCGCGCCGTGCTCACCGACGGGCCCGAGGACCGCACGCACGTGCTGGGCTGGTGGCGCTCGGTGCAGCGGCTGCGCGACGACCTGGGCGGGATCGGCGCGCGCCTGGACACCATCGGCGCGTGGGTCGCCCTCGACGTGCAGGGCCCCGAGCTCAGCCCGCTCTCACCGCAACCCGGCGGGCCGGTCTGGTATCCGCGCCGCCGCCGGGCACTCTTCTTCGACCGATCGGTGCACCGTCATCCGGAAGTGATCATCCCGTACGAGGTGAACAGTGACCACACGTGA
- a CDS encoding OmpH family outer membrane protein, translated as MTTRDRDYQLMMSALADVARRRDEELENAEQAYQTSSAQAAGELARAENDAIAADRWAGAAAAQVLDVDREAARLWDGLRRARGMRVRTLGEMPEPAAIETLPRVALESSPDAGGPAPAPRQSARTLLARTAERIDVTVRPAARRPVPRWVLPLLPVLGALIAGACGLVAAGLVTFGGSGIPGGAVLRGLGWLAFLMAPSAGVPVAAAIAHRRLNARLDVGGIGLTLLGGMLAATLLSVTFAGTR; from the coding sequence GTGACCACACGTGACCGCGACTACCAGCTGATGATGAGCGCGCTCGCCGACGTCGCCCGGCGCCGCGACGAGGAGCTGGAGAACGCCGAGCAGGCCTACCAGACCAGCTCGGCACAGGCGGCCGGTGAGCTGGCCCGGGCGGAGAACGACGCCATCGCGGCCGACCGCTGGGCGGGTGCCGCGGCGGCACAGGTGCTCGACGTCGACCGGGAGGCGGCCCGGCTCTGGGACGGGCTGCGCCGGGCCCGGGGGATGCGGGTGCGCACGCTCGGCGAGATGCCGGAGCCCGCGGCGATCGAGACGCTGCCGCGGGTCGCGCTCGAGAGCTCGCCGGATGCCGGCGGTCCGGCACCGGCGCCGCGGCAGTCGGCCCGCACGCTGCTCGCCCGGACGGCGGAGCGGATCGACGTCACCGTGCGCCCGGCCGCGCGCCGCCCGGTGCCGCGCTGGGTGCTGCCGCTGCTGCCGGTGCTCGGCGCGCTGATCGCCGGCGCGTGCGGGCTGGTCGCGGCCGGGCTGGTGACCTTCGGCGGCAGCGGAATCCCGGGCGGGGCCGTGCTGCGCGGGCTGGGCTGGCTGGCGTTCCTGATGGCGCCGTCGGCGGGCGTTCCGGTGGCCGCCGCGATCGCGCACCGCCGGCTGAACGCCCGGCTCGACGTCGGCGGCATCGGCCTGACCCTGCTCGGCGGCATGCTCGCGGCCACGCTGCTGTCCGTGACGTTCGCGGGAACGCGCTAG
- a CDS encoding DUF4126 domain-containing protein — MLEALTGTGLAASAGLNAYIPLLTMGLLARYTDLIELPDGWQWLSGGWAIGILVVLLAVEVVADKVPVLDHANDVVQTVIRPTAGGLAFGAGSASQTVTVSDPGSFFGSHQWVPVAAGVVIALCVHGVKAVSRPVVNASTAGLGAPVASTAEDLGSVLLSVLAILLPVLVLLGLLLMMFATWWVIRRRKRRKREGRPLEGVGTERLFG; from the coding sequence GTGCTCGAAGCGCTCACCGGTACCGGCCTCGCGGCATCCGCGGGACTCAATGCCTACATCCCCCTGCTCACCATGGGTCTGCTGGCCCGATACACGGATCTGATCGAGCTGCCCGACGGCTGGCAGTGGCTCTCCGGCGGGTGGGCCATCGGCATCCTCGTGGTTCTGCTCGCCGTCGAGGTGGTCGCCGACAAGGTGCCGGTGCTGGACCACGCCAACGACGTCGTGCAGACCGTGATCCGGCCTACCGCCGGCGGGCTCGCGTTCGGGGCCGGCTCGGCGTCCCAGACGGTGACCGTGTCCGATCCCGGCTCGTTCTTCGGCTCGCACCAGTGGGTGCCCGTCGCCGCGGGTGTGGTCATCGCGCTCTGCGTGCACGGCGTGAAGGCCGTGTCGAGACCCGTGGTGAACGCCTCGACGGCCGGCCTCGGCGCGCCGGTGGCCAGCACGGCCGAGGACCTCGGCAGCGTGCTGCTGTCGGTGCTGGCGATCCTGCTCCCGGTGCTTGTCCTGCTCGGACTCCTGCTGATGATGTTCGCCACCTGGTGGGTGATCAGGCGGCGAAAGCGGCGAAAGCGGGAAGGGAGGCCTTTAGAGGGTGTCGGTACCGAGCGTCTGTTTGGTTGA
- a CDS encoding ABC transporter ATP-binding protein: MDHSAIEVRDLSVSYGSAPVLVDVQLTVPVGAGVCVTGENGIGKSTLLRCVASLQRPDAGEIEIFGGPPGSTPEFWRAVVTTVEPPTWYPGLTAREHGELVCRAHGLTPETAGLDEMLERFGIASHADVIPPSLSSGQKQRLTLALALLRPSRLLILDEPEQRLDPQARTMVAGLLRDYLAGGGTALIASHDDAFAAAAGTTTINMADLHAAGAR, from the coding sequence GTGGATCATTCCGCGATCGAGGTCCGCGACCTGTCGGTGAGCTACGGCTCCGCGCCGGTGCTGGTGGACGTCCAGCTGACCGTGCCGGTCGGCGCCGGTGTCTGCGTGACCGGCGAGAACGGCATCGGCAAGTCCACGCTGCTGCGCTGCGTCGCCAGCCTCCAGCGCCCGGACGCGGGCGAGATCGAGATCTTCGGCGGCCCGCCCGGTTCCACACCGGAGTTCTGGCGTGCCGTCGTCACCACTGTGGAGCCCCCGACCTGGTATCCGGGCCTCACCGCCCGCGAGCACGGCGAACTCGTCTGCCGCGCGCACGGCCTGACCCCGGAGACCGCCGGCCTCGACGAGATGCTGGAACGCTTCGGCATCGCGTCACACGCCGACGTCATCCCGCCCTCGCTCTCCTCGGGCCAGAAGCAGCGGCTCACCCTGGCCCTGGCGCTGCTGCGGCCGAGCCGACTGCTGATCCTGGACGAGCCCGAGCAGCGCCTCGACCCGCAGGCCCGGACGATGGTGGCCGGCCTGCTGCGCGACTATCTCGCCGGCGGCGGCACGGCGCTGATCGCCAGCCACGACGACGCGTTCGCGGCCGCGGCCGGCACCACCACGATCAACATGGCCGACCTGCACGCCGCCGGGGCGCGGTGA
- a CDS encoding DUF6297 family protein: protein MTTTVAVGSVRRWVRRTRSAHRERGETLGNFYFAVLFVAIVGGMLHRQLAAIFWPAAPNASALAGGALCLVIVGGLYLALRRLGPLGLSRPAASWLLTAPVSRRRLLLPSLWSAAIGAALAGTLGGLAVLGHVAARPVPGPDALLPLAGALLGGALLLVALDAQANRRWSAWSDDAAYLLAAAGLAGLVVDSAVSAPRASAGWPAGGVVPAVTAALAVVVTAFFLLAVRRLARTPNERILEASKTAGTLLDSAFGVEPSFVTEMIERRYWARRRLRSRRLSTRVPVLVAQDLILLRRRPRRLLWLAGATTLPALLAHAPGWILAVAVLAGGLAAGGAAAATVRTDAGNPVLLRLLGLSSRDSVIQRLWVPGVLAALWYCAALSLLRGLGDLPAGPWWALGLVLGPAGAAATIRRARVGFVDNGLLPLDTPMGSFSTGPAISAFAGLDVLLLGLPTVVQIAQGTPLTWTGVAVQGAVAALGARAYVSGTTEKDRVELSAR from the coding sequence GTGACCACGACCGTCGCCGTCGGGAGCGTCCGGCGCTGGGTGCGCCGGACCCGGTCGGCGCACCGCGAGCGCGGCGAGACGCTCGGCAACTTCTACTTCGCCGTGCTGTTCGTCGCCATCGTCGGCGGCATGCTGCACCGGCAACTCGCGGCGATCTTCTGGCCGGCCGCACCGAACGCCTCCGCGCTGGCCGGCGGCGCGCTGTGCCTGGTCATCGTCGGCGGGCTCTACCTCGCGCTGCGCCGCCTCGGCCCGCTCGGCCTCAGCCGCCCGGCGGCATCCTGGCTGCTCACCGCCCCGGTCAGCCGCCGCCGGCTGCTGCTGCCCTCGCTCTGGTCGGCGGCGATCGGTGCGGCGCTCGCGGGCACGCTCGGCGGGCTCGCCGTGCTCGGGCACGTCGCCGCGCGGCCCGTGCCCGGCCCGGACGCGCTGCTGCCGCTGGCCGGCGCGCTGCTCGGCGGCGCCCTGCTGCTCGTCGCGCTGGACGCGCAGGCGAACCGCCGATGGTCGGCCTGGTCGGACGACGCGGCCTATCTGCTGGCCGCGGCTGGGCTGGCCGGGCTGGTCGTCGACTCGGCCGTTTCCGCGCCCCGCGCGAGCGCGGGATGGCCCGCCGGCGGCGTCGTGCCCGCCGTGACCGCGGCCCTCGCGGTGGTCGTGACCGCCTTCTTCCTGCTCGCGGTACGCCGCCTCGCGCGTACCCCCAACGAACGGATCCTCGAGGCGTCCAAGACCGCCGGCACGCTGCTCGACTCGGCGTTCGGGGTGGAGCCGTCGTTCGTGACGGAGATGATCGAGCGGCGGTACTGGGCGCGGCGCAGGCTGAGGTCGCGGCGCCTGTCGACGCGGGTGCCCGTACTGGTGGCTCAGGATCTGATCCTGCTGCGCCGCCGGCCGCGCCGGCTGCTGTGGCTGGCCGGCGCCACCACCCTGCCGGCGCTGCTGGCGCACGCGCCGGGGTGGATCCTCGCCGTCGCCGTGCTGGCCGGTGGCCTGGCCGCCGGCGGCGCGGCCGCGGCGACGGTCCGCACGGACGCCGGCAACCCGGTCCTGCTGCGCCTGCTCGGCCTGAGCTCGCGGGATTCGGTCATCCAGCGGCTCTGGGTGCCCGGCGTGCTGGCCGCACTCTGGTACTGCGCCGCCCTGTCCCTGCTGCGCGGCCTCGGCGACCTGCCGGCCGGACCGTGGTGGGCGCTGGGGCTGGTGCTGGGCCCGGCCGGCGCGGCCGCGACGATCCGCCGGGCGCGCGTCGGCTTCGTCGACAACGGACTGTTGCCGCTGGACACCCCGATGGGGTCGTTCTCGACCGGACCGGCGATCAGCGCGTTCGCCGGGCTCGACGTGCTGCTGCTCGGCCTGCCAACGGTGGTGCAGATCGCCCAGGGCACCCCGCTGACCTGGACCGGCGTCGCGGTGCAGGGCGCGGTCGCCGCGCTCGGCGCGCGGGCGTACGTGAGCGGGACCACCGAGAAGGACCGGGTCGAGCTCAGTGCCCGCTAG
- the nucS gene encoding endonuclease NucS yields MRLVIAKCSVDYVGRLSAHLPPAVRLLMVKADGSVSIHADDRAYKPLNWMSPPCKLREADGVWRVVNKAGEELRITLEEIFQDTSYDLGVDPGLVKDGVEAHLQELLAAHPETFGEGWSLVRREYMTAIGPVDLLCRDAAGGAVAVEIKRRGEIDGVEQLTRYLELMNRDPLLAPVQGVFAAQEIKPQARVLATDRGIRCVVVDYDRLRGMERDELTLF; encoded by the coding sequence GTGCGCCTGGTCATTGCGAAATGCTCCGTGGACTACGTCGGCCGCCTCTCCGCCCATCTACCGCCCGCGGTGCGACTGCTGATGGTCAAGGCGGACGGCTCGGTCTCGATCCACGCCGACGACCGTGCATACAAGCCGCTGAACTGGATGAGCCCGCCCTGCAAGCTGCGCGAGGCGGACGGCGTGTGGCGGGTGGTGAACAAGGCCGGCGAGGAGCTGCGGATCACCCTCGAGGAGATCTTCCAGGACACCTCGTACGACCTGGGCGTCGACCCGGGCCTGGTGAAGGACGGCGTCGAGGCCCACCTCCAGGAGCTGCTCGCCGCGCACCCGGAGACCTTCGGCGAGGGCTGGAGCCTGGTCCGCCGCGAGTACATGACCGCGATCGGCCCGGTGGACCTGCTCTGCCGCGACGCCGCCGGCGGCGCGGTGGCGGTCGAGATCAAGCGGCGCGGCGAGATCGACGGCGTCGAGCAGCTCACCCGCTACCTCGAGCTGATGAACCGCGACCCGCTGCTCGCACCGGTGCAGGGCGTCTTCGCCGCGCAGGAGATCAAGCCGCAGGCCCGGGTGCTGGCGACCGACCGCGGCATCCGCTGCGTGGTCGTCGACTACGACCGGCTGCGCGGCATGGAGCGCGACGAGCTCACCCTCTTCTAG